In Arachis hypogaea cultivar Tifrunner chromosome 7, arahy.Tifrunner.gnm2.J5K5, whole genome shotgun sequence, the genomic window ccagaaatgggcaccagcccggcgtttaacgccagaattggcacagggagcaattttgctcgccacttggtgcagcgatgacttttccttgacacctcaggatctgtggaccccacaggatccccacctacctcaccactctctctcttcctcacccattcaccaatcacctcaacacccctttcacaaaaacccttcacctatcaaatcccatctttctcttcaccactcacatccatccttcataaaactccacccacctcaccattcaaattcaaaccactttcccacccaaacccaccctcccatagccgaaccctacccctctcttcacccctatataaacccctcttcactccttcatttttacacaacctaaacactacttctccccctttggccgaaccacaaagccatctccatctccttcatttcttcttcttctactctcttctttcctcttttgctcgaggacgagcaaaccttttaagtttggtgtggtaaaagcattgctttttgtttttccataaccatttatggcatccaaggccggagaaacctctagaaagaggaaagggaaggcaaaagcttccacctccgagtcgtggaagatggagagattcatctcaagggtgcatcaagaccacttctatgaagttgtggccttgaagaaggtgatccccgaggtcccctttaaaCTCAAAAatagtgaatatccggagatccgacatgagatccgaagaagaggttgggaagttcttaccaaccccattcaacaagtcggaatcttaatggttcaagagttctatgccaatgcatggatcaccaagaaccatgatcaaagtgtgaacccggacctaaagaattggcttactatggttcgggggaaatacttggattttagtccggaaaatgtaaggttggcattcaacttgcccatgatgcaaggagatgaacatccttacactagaagggtcaactttgatcaaaggttggaccaagtcctcacagtcatttgtgaagagggcgcccaatggaagagagattcaagagggaagccggttcaattgagaaggcatgacctcaagcctgtggctaggggatggttggagtttatccaacgctcaatcattcccactagcaaccggtccgaagttactatagaccgggccatcatgattcatagcattatgattggagaagaaatagaagttcatgaggttatatcccaagaactttataaggtggcggacaagtcctctaccttggcaaggttagcctttcctcatctcatttgtcacctctgttattcagttggaattgacatagagggagacatccccattgatgaggacaagcccatcactaagaagaggatggagcaaacaagagacccctctcatcatcaaatccctgagatgcctcaagggatgcactttcctccacaaaactattgggagcaactgaacacctccctaggagaattgagttctaacatgggacaactaagggtgaagcaccaataacattccatcctcctccatgaaattagagaagatcaaagaatcatgagagaggagcaacaaagacaaggaagagacattgaggagctcaagcactccataagatcttcaagaggaagaacaagccaccatcactaaggtggacccgttctttaatttccttgttctttattttctgtttttcgaaaaaatcatgctcatgtttatctatgtttgtgtcttgtgatcattaatgtcttagtgtctatgccttaaagttatgaatgtcctatgaatccatcacctttcttaaataaaaaatgttcttaattgaaaaagagaagaattgcatgaattttgaattttataacagtttaattattttgatgtgatggcaatacttttgttttctgaatgtatgcttaaacagtgcatatgtcttttgaatttgtggttcatgaatgttggctcttgaaagaatgatgaaaaaggagacatgttattgaggatctgaaaaatcataaaaatgattcttgaagcaagaaaaagcagtgaatacaaaaaaaaacgaaaaaaaaggaaagaaaaagaaagaaataaagttgtgatccaaggcaaaaagagtgtgcttaagaaccctggacacctctaattggggactctagcaaagctgagtcacaatctgaaaaggttcacctaattatgtgtctgtggcatgtatgtatccggtggtaatactggaagacatagtgctttgggccacggccaagactcaataagtagctgtgttcaagaatcatcatacttaactaggagaatcaatgacactatccgaattctgagttcctaaagaagccaatcattctgaatttcaaaggatagagtgagatgccaaaactgttcagaggcaaaaagctaaaagtcctgctcatctaattaatactgatcttcatagatgtttttggaattcattgcatattctcttctttttatcttatttgatttttagttgcttgaggacaagcaacaatttaagtttggtgttgtgatgagcagataatttgtacgctttttggcattgtttttagtatgtttttagtatgttctagttagtttttagtatatttttattagtttttagttaaaattcacttttctggactttactatgagtttgtgtgtttttctgtgatttcaggtattttctggctgaaattgagggacttgagcaaaaatctgattcagagactaaaaaggactgcagatgctgttggattctgacctccctgcactcgaagtggattttctagagctacaaatacccaattggcgcgctctcaacggtgttggaaagtagacattctgggcttttcagcaatatataatagtctatactttgcccaagatttgatggcccaaaccggcgttccaaatcagctcaaaactgcccggcgttaaacgccggaactggcacaagaatgggagttaaacgcccaaactggcacaaaagctggcgtttaactccaagaagagtctctacacgaaaatgcttcaatgctcagcccaagcacacaccaagtgggcccgaaagtggatttttatgtcatttactcatctctgtaaaccctaggctactagttctctataagtaggaccttttgcttttgtattttcatctttggacatctagttcttagatcattgggaggctggcctcacggccatgcctagaccttgttcttatgtattttcaatggtggagtttctacacaccatagattaaggtgtggagctctgctgtacctcgagtattaatgcaattactattgttcttctattcaattcggcttattcttgttctaagatatcacttgttcttcaacttgatgaatgtgatgatccgtgacactcatcatcattctcacttatgaacgtgtgtctgacaaccacctccgttctaccttagattgagtggatatctcttagatcccttaatcggaatcttcgtggtataagctagaactgatggcggcattcaagagaatccggaaggtctaaaccttgtctgtggtattctgagtaggattcaatgattgaatgattgtgacgagcttcaaactcttgaaggctgggcgttagtgacagacgcaaaagaatcactggattctattccaacctgattgagaaccgacagatgattagccgtgccgtgacagggtgcgttgaacattttcactgagaggatgggaggtagccactgacaacggtgaaaccctacatacagcttgccatggaaaggagtaaaaaggattggatgaagatagtaggaaagcagagagacggaagggataaagcatctccatttgcttatttgaaattctcaccaatgaattacataagtatctctatctttatctttatgttttattcatcatccataaccatttgagtctgcctgactaagatttacaaggtgaccatagcttgcttcataccaacaatctccgtgggatcgacccttactcgcgtaaggtttattacttggataacccagtacacttgctggttagttgtgcgaagttgtgataaatagttgagattacaattgagcgtaccatgttgatggcgccattgatgatcacaatttcgtgcaccaggtatcTCCTGAAGGATCTAGGTATGCCACTAACAAAGCCGATTAGTATTTTCTGTGATAGTCAATCGACTATTCATATTGCTTCGAATCATGTGTTCCATGAAAGGACCAAGCATATTGAAGTCGATTGCCATGTAGTTAGAGACAAGTTCATGGAGGGATACATCCATTTGCTGCCAATTTCTACCACTGATCAAGTTGCTGACCTACTCACTAAGCCTCTGCCTCCAACAACCTTCTCCACTCTTCATCACAACTTAGGATTGTTAGACATCTACACTCCCAATTTGAGGGAGAGTGTTACTTGATAAGAAGGCTCCCGCTCACCTTAACTTACTATGCAGCTTATGTAGATAAGTATAGCTCTCATACCTGCACAATTGGTGTGACTAAATTATGCAGATTAGTCAGTTAGAATAGTCTAGTTAGTTACTCTTCACTGGTATATAAGAGACTGTATCATCATTTGTATAGTTTTGAGATCTTTCTCTGTAGTTGAataattttcaatttcatttcttctcCCAAATCTCTTTCTCTGTTCTATGCTCAGTGCTTCACCAACCACACTTCAACAAAAGGtaccataaataataaataataaaataataatttataaaatatagaatatattttaaaattaaataatatatagaagcccaattaataaataaaattaaataaaaattatttgataattaataaaaagtatattttgttactaaaattatataatagtccaaaTATTTTGAAACTATCGAAACTAAAACTTTATTAGTTCCAAAGTATATTTTTACATcttattaagagaaaaaaaatcaatcTAATTCTAAAACCATCTCTTTTAAAATAtacactcaatttttatttatctgttcagataaaataatttcttaaaaaaattttatctcctaataaaattattttaaaataatacattttttaattgttaaataataacaaaaattaatattaaaattttttctttaataaaattaactattgtaacaccctaacttttagtatCTCATGGTCGCACTAAAAGTTcaggcgttacttacctctaaacctttttattttatactatctttatttaatattgaaccTTTGCGAACACGAACCAAAACTTTAGTCAAAAAAATGAAAGGTCCTTACTTTAAACTTCTTaatcacaaatatatatatatatccacatagcaatatatacataaacTTATTCAATGATCCTCAAATACAAGTTCTACCCTCTAAAATCCAAAAGAATAAACAACAAGAGGAAAAATATAATCTAACAACTCAAGTCGTAAACATAATCTTTTATGCACCTATAGCTCTGTAATCTTCGCACTTGTAGCTGAAAGGGGGTGGAAATAGGgagtaagaactggggagttcttagtagggtcagggtGTTTAGTTATGTTCATTATCTAAACTTAAaactcatattttttttataaaaatttcacgcaaaataacatttttatacCTTTCACCGCTTAGTAAGAACCCATTTTAACCAAAACttatcattgatccaaccaattaCGGTTTTTGACTCAAATCCAATTAACTCGGCCTACGGCCCAAATTAAATCAACTCGGTCTCTGTcccaaattaaatcaaatcaccATCAAAACTCAATCACAAAATAGAATCAATCACAGACACAAATAATACaagacaaaaacaataaaaaaacaatTACATCAAGTACAACAAATAACAATTAGACAGAAATCATCAGATAGACAAATCAAAACACTTAAGCACACCCAGACAAAGCAAATAAGTGCAGTATGATGCATAcctatcctactggccgtgagctcacgtgtcggttactttaTTAGAACCCGAGTAcccgacacatccggtagctaacccggatatcgtcCTCCTAAAAATCGAAAAGCGGTACAGTACCACGATCCTCACCTGACGGACAGTACACCATTACGAAATTCTTACTCTCTCTCTCACGGTTCTCTCTTACTTCCCTCAATTCTTGCTTTCTCTCTCACGGTTCTCTCTTACTTCCCTCATGAATCACGCTGAATGAGGAAAGaggaaaatgaaagaaataatgGTGATGTGGTCTTATAAGAGGGACATGTGTCAATTGATTAAGCTATTGAGTCAGCGATTCAAGCTATAAAAATGTTAAACGaataactataaaaattaaatatattaaaatataaataataatatatataaaattaaatatatataaattattaatataaataacattaataatttaataataaaaaatatacaataaaacattagtaaaattaaatttatcGAAGAATATCGATATATACACATATCGCAttccataataatatttttaattaaattttatttttaaattaaaaatatcagttactcaaattaatatatatatatataatttttattacttataaattattaaaattataattttaattatataaaatattttttataacaaaaatatatacaaaaatttaaatttaattaaaattaaataattataaaattaatttaattatttttaataaataatttttaaaataaaaaactccaattaataaaataaatttatatttaaattttttaaaaatacgaaTATTTGCAACTACCATCATACTATCTTTTTTATCattgttataatttatatttctacTATTTTAATTGCATAATCATATTTTGTCgttcttttttatatttctactattttaattatatcatcaTATTTTGTCATTCTTATTATCTTTTCTACCACAGCACTAATAACATCATCATTCTCTTCTTATTTTTTGTccgatattttaaaaaaaaaattttcgtgttataattatttttattcttatatttatttcttCCGACAATAGTCGTtgtaaaacaatttttaaaaataaatttattaataatttataaaaatttaaaaccctACCATCACAAATTTATTTATCGTCctaaaatttaacaaatttttttatcggcctaaaataattttgtttgaaATCGCATCTGTCCTTCGAAGAAATAGAAGGAAATCCAAAACCGGATTGAATGTTTACCCTCTATTTTATACTAAAATCATTGATGTCCATTACAGCCCCATGTAACTGGATGTATGTTGCGATGCATTCTTCATTTTGTCCATCAAACTCAAATCGAGATTCGCTATAACGGCACTTTGGGACGTTGAATTCAAAGGTGGCCTGGTGAACACTGAACCAAAAACACAAATATCCAAGGTGGGTACTATATATATTGAATTCAGTAAACAGCgaacaaaatacaaataatacaCCTGCACAAATGATAAAAGCCCAATTGCACCACTTCAACAACGAGACTAATTGCCTACTTTCATAACTAGACCATGACACAGGGTAACCTATCCAGCTAGCCATGTATTACATTATTTGAACATGAACAAGCAGAGCTTGATCTGATACACACAGAAGAGAGGGTTCAGTGGTTATGATGATGACCGGGCATTTTTTCCTTGATCTTGTCCATGAAGCTTTTCTTCTCATGATCCCCAGGGTGTTGGCCAGCAGCACTGGTGgcagtggtagtggtggtggtggaggtggtTGTCCCTTGATGGGGAGAATGGTCCTTGGCCATCCCTCCTCCAACGCCGGGTATTTTCTCTTTGATCTTTTCCTTTAgtcccttcttcttcctcctcccacCTTGTCCGTCATCCTCAGACTAGCAATCATGCATGCAAATTATTAGAATTAATGAAGAAATGAGTAACATATATAACAAAGAAAGATATTGTTACAGTAAATACTTACAGAGCTAGAGCTAGAGCTAGATTTGTCATCGTCCTTCTTGTCCCTCCCTACCATATCTCCCACGGTCCCTTTCTCTCTGGTTGCACCACCACCGTATGGACCGCCACCTAAGGTTCCAAGTCCGGCGATCCCTCCACCTCCAGTGGCATGTCCAGTAGTGGCTGTACTTTCAAAACCGGTAGTAGTGGGGGGTGTACCGCCAAAACCTGCGGTAGTGGTGGGTATACTCCCAAAACCGGTGGTGGCAGAGGCGGGTGCAGCAACACCGGTAAGGTGGATGGGTTGGCCATGCTCGTCGGTTAGTTTAACAGGATTACCCTGTTCATCAGTGAGTTGGATGGGGTTGCCATGTTGGTCACGTAGTTGGGCTTCCGCCATTGTTTCCTCACTTCAACTTCCAATCGAGTGATGATAAGAGTATGTAGCAGGTTAATTTACTATGGCACTTTAAGACCTGGTAGCAAACATCGATTCCTTTATAATAACTTGAGCAAAGAAGCCAATGGCGGTGGAGAAGAATAGAAGATATGCATGTAACTTGTCCCGAATATACGTGGCTACCACATGACGACCCTCATGCCACGTTAGTGGAAACCAAGACACATGTCGATCCATTTGCTTTTACTGCTATCCCTTATGCTATACTACATTCTGACCTTCTCCGGGGGAAAATTTATTCTCATCTTACATAGCTTTTAATTTTAGGGAAAAAAAATATGGTAAGAAGTTAATGCGGTGGTCATCACGTGAAAAAGGAAAACTTCACCTTGTTAGATTCGGTTTGGATAAGTAACATAattaaatttcttttaataaaataatttaaataataaataattttattaaaaataatttataaataagttattttatatttagatttttaattctaaaaatatttattttatagaaatgataaaaaataaaagtattataagagaaattatttttttttaatttctctataaattcttaaataacttcttaaaaagttacaatttaattttaaaaattacaccaaacattaatactactattttttataagttaaaaattaaaaaaaattacttctaaAATTTTCAAACGAACTCTTATTCCCTCCACGCTAATTACTAATTACCTTGTAGGAGTGTTTATGGTCCGAACCTAAAGATTCGTCCGGTCCTAAACAATTGAAGAATTAATTTGGTGTAATTTACATTTAGAATTTGATAAAAATCTCAAAGTTAAATTTAGTCATTATTTTAAATTGAGTATTGATCAAGATAAATTTAACTTCATCTGGTTTATGTTTATgtgtattttaagaaaattaaaaaatatatatattttaatattatgttatattaattataagtttattattttatttttaattatatttattgaattaaaaaatagatcaaaagaaatatcaaattataatttatggataaatttaaatttaaatatggaTATCAATTTTTTGGTAACAAATTTCTTCAATAAGTGCatcacaaataaatttttttataaataaatttttttataaattattgttaaaattttaaagatcagtTTTTATCCGATTTAGATTTAATATAGTTGTGATccaaaaatatttagattttatCGGGTATAAGACTGTATTAGAATCTAACAAATAGACTCAATATATATTTAAGAtcgaatttaaataaaaaaatcgattttattcAACCCATAAACACCTCTGTTATCTTGAATGAATTATTTGCCTTTTATTTAATGTTTATATGTATCAAAttgtatgaaaacatgaaaacattTTTTTCCGGACGAATTGATTTCCAATTCTAAATATTACGTCACAAACTCGTACAtattgatatgtgttttgtgagacaaattgaaaattattatatgtaaattagtctagttataaaaataatgactaaaagaataaattttttataaatataattaaattatttatttaaaaaatacattaaaagttAAACTAGATAATGGTTAATAATTATGAAATGTCAAACatcttattatttataaattatattaaaaattttcgttaatcaaattgaattaaataggtactattttttagtatttatttattttgtttttttagacccatttaattcatttttattttaatgaatttatgAATTAGGATTTTAAACGTAAGAGGAATAAAAAATCTAataactatttttcttttttaattttgataaataatttttttgagtttttttagaAATTTGAATGTGAATATACaatagaaataaagtgattttctTAACTATTgtatcaaaaaattaaattgaattaaaaaaaattttttctttgatttttcgtTTTAGTTTCATTCTGTATCATTTGATATCAAATTTCAAGTActagattaatttttattaatctatatttgttcttttttatcctaattttaaAACGAAAAATCTTATTCATTAAATTTGTGCTTTTATTATTTGCATCTTTGTGTtcttgaatattaaataaaaactcACCCTGCATCATCCATTGTTTATCTTCTGTCTTCTTTCGtctctttcttttccttcttgttATTgtctatttttattgtttattattttcttcATGGTTTTCTTATTGTTTCCATAACACtagattttattgaaaaaaaataagcaattcagtaaatcaaaaagcaaaaaaaataagacaaaaaaaatcaaacacaacaaaaggaaaaaagaaaaaaaatttatttatttatttatttatttttattttttatttctttgtattttatgtcttttgtcttttatttcaattttttattctcttatcgttgcgtcaaatttttttattttttcttatttttatttaatttctaaagTTCAACCGCCAAAGagattaaaaaatagtaaaaaataattgaGAGTAAAAGCAAATTTTGAGAGTAAATACAAGTGTCCATCCTTAAGTGAAACACGTGAACAAATGATTGTGAGatctttttatcacatttttgtaGGTTAATTGTTATGACGATCCATTTAAAAGAAACTCTAGTcgacatgaaaatgatgcaaaagGTCATTCAACACTTAACTAATCGCATGAATGAATTAGAAGAATGGAGGCAGGAGGTGACACAGGCATTGTCCAAGAATACTGATGTGGACTAGTTAGATGTCGgtttagaattttcacaaaagaattacgttgcaagtatagttctaaactacAAATGACCTTAATCAAAGTTTAAAAGATTGTCACAATACAAAccaaaataaccgggagtagaatcctGGATCATTCTCCTTAGGAATTACAatcaagtgctcaattattggctgtgAGGATAATCGGGGTTTGATAGCAATAAACACGAAATGTAAAAAGTAAGAAATTAAATGAgtatgcaaggaattaaactaaAAGCAATTAAAGTAATGGAAAAAAATTCAATTGTAAAAAAATCTTGGCAAAGGCTGATGGTTAAGGCTCGCTTTCCTTATTACTAATCACaacataataattataaagaacaaATCTAATTTGTCATCTCAAACATCGAAAAAAACTTAGCCGGGCTTgattaatcctaatccataagttataactaacttactaattgaattagtaaaagaTTAGTGTCAATGAAAACAAGGCTAATTAAGATCtctaaattatcaatcaacttggacattagtaactcaaggtcacctaagttACCGACCCAagtcaagaataaaaaaatctactctaaaactaagatGAGCATTTGATCAAACACTTAGGgtgcacaaaaataaaatatgacaAATTACAAGAATTATAAAGGCTACAACTACCAAAATAAGAAGGCAACAATAACCAATCAAATAAGCTACACTAAACAGGAAAattctcaaattgcattaaagagaattgaaattcaacaattattcataaattaaaatagacaaaataaaaaaataacaaaaacaactAGGCAAATTGAGAcaatagaacaagaaaatgtaaagaaaatTACACAAGAACAATAATTAAAATCTACATCTAAGAGAATTTAACCTTAAACTATCCTAAATTCTATCATAAAACACGGTCTTCAACTATTCTAGGACTACCTCCATCATCTTCCCTTGGTCTTGCcctcaaatacttcagaaataaATTGGATTGGGGCTAAAATTGGCTGAAATCGCGACCCACCTGTTTACTTAAGTAAATCACATGTTATCACTCATACGTACGCATGAGGCATGCATACACGTAAGTTGAGCGAAATGCAAGTCATGCGtatgtaacacccttactatcagaatgtTACGCTTCCGCCTGCGCCACTCTAAAAGTGAGAAGTATTACAACGCATATACTTAATAATGAAATAGGAGTCTTTGACTCGAAACCGTatcactgtttttttttttttttgaaaaatcagaaatattttttttaaatcaaatagcACATATAACCAAATTCAATCACAATCCTCATATATATAAACGTACCAGACTTCTTATACAAGTAATTTAcaattatatatacatacatatcatcACAAATCATGATTCCTATCCCTTTTGCAAGAATATAATGATAAAGACGAGGAAaatctataatatatataaatgctAAACAACACATCCAAATGCATAGGAGGAACTCCTTTAAAACTCTTCGTCCATCCTGAAATAAAAAATCTGTaaggggtgagaacatcgtcTTTTACAGAGTTCTCAAAAAGGAATTTTTAAGAATTGTCATCAAagaatacttataaaataaagaaTTGATTTCAACTACAGTGATTATTGTTTATCGTATGAATTTATTCAACCGTCGGCATTAATTATCCCATAAcattttaaattcatttttcaGTTATAAGAATTTTAATTCACGGCCTCCGACCcaacttaaaatcaaatcttggtCTCTGACCCAACATATAATCAAATTACGGCCTCCGGTCTAAATTAAATCAACTTGGCCTCTGGCCTAAATCAAGTCAACTTACCATAAAAACTCAATTTCAAAACATCATCAATCACCAACATCAACGGTACAAGGCAAATATAATCAGATAATAATTACAGCCAATACCACATCAGGAACAACCCTCAGCATTACCATTGCCAGCGTAAGGAATCTCTCAATTGTtcaaacacaataaaaataatacaaggaATACACAAACAAAGAGAACAATTACAACAATTAGTTCAAttagcatatatatatacaattattCAAATAGGCAAGCCAAATATaagatgcacacccaaacaatacacacaaatgcaaatgatgcatgcctaCCCTATGGCCAATgaactcatctgtcggttatacagccaaacccgacatgtctgaTAGCTAACC contains:
- the LOC112703119 gene encoding uncharacterized protein, giving the protein MAEAQLRDQHGNPIQLTDEQGNPVKLTDEHGQPIHLTGVAAPASATTGFGSIPTTTAGFGGTPPTTTGFESTATTGHATGGGGIAGLGTLGGGPYGGGATREKGTVGDMVGRDKKDDDKSSSSSSSSEDDGQGGRRKKKGLKEKIKEKIPGVGGGMAKDHSPHQGTTTSTTTTTTATSAAGQHPGDHEKKSFMDKIKEKMPGHHHNH